One window from the genome of Yarrowia lipolytica chromosome 1B, complete sequence encodes:
- a CDS encoding uncharacterized protein (Compare to YALI0B13442g, similar to Saccharomyces cerevisiae UTP21 (YLR409C); ancestral locus Anc_4.275, similar to uniprot|Q06078 Saccharomyces cerevisiae YLR409c strong similarity to S. pombe beta-transducin singleton), which translates to MPAIEKKRRVESDEVTVRDRLVGTPSKIFTPFRTIGHVANSTPISVSSFGRNFLVACSVGRAVQIYDVSTLHLMFVTSPQTPAPIQSLHFHRPYVYATWDNCIGVYFRGKLLYKLECDTKDKLVCVRSFGENLVAINSSQIFVFKRGQKKEEQSDDEDEEEDRDELDPPFEYYTTVTLANSVGAAHSIIHPPTYLNKIVVATRRSLLLVNIRTGKVVFSTNEIGSDDEITAIVDAPVVNYIGVGTASGKVHVYNLKLGERLMAFHTGSRVNCLSFRSDSFAHLGVGTASGDAFFFDLNSQKRLHVLRETHEESEGGITSLVFLPGMPAFLTCGGDNSLREWVFDPVMSESNKTVIAPPRALRHRAGHSAPPTSIKFVDEEAHFLVSASGDASMWRFSLRKDAQNQEFSQVSKLTEEQKNNPFASKTRAAGPSKKMRVKLPPVTSLAQTSLRQQEWDSILTTHKGENWAQTWDGHRGRVGAHRLPTSDGGIAQTVTVTQCGNFGVVGSATGSVDIFNLQSGILRRKLQGTPKKKAITGIVVDSLNREVITTSLDRKVRFNDFHTGKLLETVTLAAPITKLVLHDSSDLIACALDDFSVVVIDTITKRVVRVLEGRHANQITDICFSPDAKWVISASLDSTICTWDLLTGACIDVIRLDTVATNVEMSRNGDWLATAHVTGNGVCLWSNRGQFVDISSAPAPEIESSEVAQIDAVGSLAQSSVVDGAFEETETEDQSLAASIAQIEESLLTLSLAPSSKMNTLVHLDTIKMRNKPKEAPKAPEQAPFFLQLTGADKKPEEATSCPDGLVPSNFDAIGESAFSRLLREAAQSGEYHEFIDHLAGMSPAQTDLEIRSLNSWAPYTELIAFVDAMAAVLEKRTNYELGQAWMNMFLRCHGDVIMSALNPKIVEDEEEDEVQQQPCEPLKGSLTRWKELNQHESNRMEDIVKYCQGVINYLRVGY; encoded by the exons ATGCCTGCGATTGAAAAAAAGCGAAGAGTGGAGTCTGACGAGGTCACTGTGCGTGACAGACTTGTCGGAACCCCCTCTAAGATCTTCACGCCTTTCAGA actaTTGGACATGTTGCCAACTCCACACCTATTTCCGTGTCATCTTTCGGCCGAAACTTCCTGGTTGCATGCAGTGTGGGCCGAGCCGTTCAGATCTACGATGTTTCGACGCTCCATCTCATGTTTGTAACCTCTCCTCAGACCCCCGCGCCCATCCAGTCGCTTCATTTCCACCGACCCTACGTTTATGCCACCTGGGACAACTGTATTGGCGTCTACTTCCGTGGtaagctactgtacaagcTGGAGTGCGacaccaaggacaagctAGTGTGTGTGCGATCTTTCGGAGAGAACCTGGTGGCCATCAACAGCTCACAGATCTTTGTCTTCAAGCGaggccagaagaaggaggagcagtctgacgacgaggacgaggaggaagataGAGACGAGCTGGACCCTCCGTTTGAGTATTACACCACCGTGACTCTCGCCAACTCTGTGGGAGCTGCGCACTCCATCATCCATCCCCCCACCTacctcaacaagattgTGGTGGCAACTCGACGGTCTCTATTGCTGGTGAATATTCGAACAGGCAAAGTTGTTTTCTCCACCAACGAGATTGGATCTGACGACGAGATCACCGCCATTGTTGACGCTCCCGTTGTGAACTACATTGGAGTGGGAACTGCATCCGGAAAGGTGCACGTCTACAACCTCAAGCTGGGTGAGCGACTCATGGCCTTTCACACCGGCTCGCGGGTCAACTGCTTGTCGTTCCGGTCGGACTCCTTTGCCCATCTGGGTGTCGGAACCGCCTCCGGAGATGCTTTCTTCTTTGACCTCAATTCCCAGAAACGTCTCCACGTGCTGAGAGAGACTCACGAGGAGAGTGAGGGAGGAATCACATCGCTGGTCTTCCTGCCCGGAATGCCAGCTTTCCTCACATGCGGTGGAGATAACTCTCTGCGAGAATGGGTGTTTGATCCAGTCATGTCGGAGTCCAACAAAACAGTCATTGCACCTCCGCGAGCCCTCAGACACCGAGCTGGTCACAGTGCGCCCCCCACATCGATCAAGTTTGTTGACGAAGAGGCCCATTTTCTGGTCTCAGCCTCCGGAGACGCGTCCATGTGGCGCTTCTCGCTCCGAAAGGATGCTCAGAACCAGGAATTCTCACAGGTGTCCAAGCTCacggaggagcagaagaacaACCCTTTCGCCAGCAAAACTCGAGCTGCCGGACCCTCTAAAAAGATGCGTGTCAAACTTCCTCCTGTCACTTCTCTAGCCCAGACTTCGCTTAGACAGCAGGAATGGGACTCGATTCTGACAACTCACAAGGGCGAGAACTGGGCACAGACTTGGGACGGACACCGAGGACGAGTTGGAGCTCACAGATTGCCCACTTCAGATGGTGGCATCGCACAGACTGTGACTGTGACTCAGTGTGGTAACTTTGGTGTGGTTGGATCTGCTACTGGATCCGTTGACATTTTTAACCTGCAGTCAGGCATCCTGCGACGCAAGCTACAGGGTacccccaagaagaaggccatcaCAGGCATCGTGGTTGATTCGCTGAACCGAGAAGTCATCACGACTTCTCTGGACCGAAAGGTGCGATTCAACGACTTCCACACTGGTAAGCTGCTCGAGACTGTGACCCTCGCTGCTCCTATCACCAAGCTGGTTCTGCATGACTCGTCAGATCTCATTGCTTGTGCTCTGGACGACTTCTCCGTCGTGGTCATcgacaccatcaccaagcGAGTGGTTCGAGTTCTGGAGGGCCGACACGCCAACCAAATCACCGACATTTGTTTTTCTCCCGATGCAAAGTGGGTTATTTCAGCATCTCTCGACTCGACCATCTGCACCTGGGATCTGCTGACTGGAGCCTGTATCGATGTTATTCGACTCGacactgtagctacaaaCGTCGAGATGAGCAGAAACGGCGACTGGCTAGCCAcagctcacgtgaccggaaACggtgtgtgtttgtggtccAACCGGGGCCAGTTTGTAGACATTTCgtctgctcctgctcccgagATTGAGTCTTCTGAGGTTGCCCAGATTGATGCCGTCGGCTCTCTGGCTCAATCCTCGGTTGTGGATGGTGCCTTTGAGGAGACCGAGACAGAGGATCAGAGTCTGGCTGCTTCGATTGCCCAGATCGAGGAGTCTCTGCTGACCCTGTCTCTTGctccctcctccaagaTGAACACTCTTGTGCATTTGGACACCATCAAGATGCGaaacaagcccaaggaggcccCCAAGGCTCCTGAGCAGGCTCCTTTCTTCCTACAGCTTACCGGTGCCGACAagaagcccgaggaggctACTTCATGCCCCGATGGACTTGTCCCCTCTAATTTCGATGCTATTGGAGAATCTGCATtttctcgtcttctccgagAGGCTGCTCAGTCCGGCGAGTACCATGAGTTCATTGACCATCTGGCGGGTATGTCTCCTGCCCAGACCGATCTCGAGATCCGATCTCTCAACTCCTGGGCTCCATACACCGAGCTGATTGCGTTTGTGGACGCCATGGCAGCTGTTCTAGAGAAGCGAACCAACTACGAGTTGGGCCAGGCATGGATGAACATGTTCTTGCGCTGCCATGGAGACGTTATCATGTCTGCTCTCAACCCTAAGATTGTtgaggacgaagaggaggacgaggttcagcagcagccctGTGAGCCTCTGAAGGGGTCGTTGACCAGATGGAAGGAGCTCAACCAGCACGAGTCCAACAGAATGGAGGATATTGTCAAGTACTGCCAGGGAGTCATCAACTATCTGCGAGTTGGATACTAA
- a CDS encoding uncharacterized protein (Truncated form of YALI0B13464g, similar to Saccharomyces cerevisiae VIP1 (YLR410W); ancestral locus Anc_4.276, similar to uniprot|Q06685 Saccharomyces cerevisiae YLR410w VIP1) — MDVKARSKPCRHILNRLLDTGEFETVVFGDKVILDEPIENWPTCDFLISFFSSGFPLEKAISYVKLRKPFLVNDLILQKVLWDRRIVLDLLDSANVQTPPRLICTRDGGAKADPDLAKKLAEHNVILTPQPKSECHMVDEDTVMVDGKTMTKPFVEKPVDGEDHNIYVYYPKSSGGGGRRLFRKVGNKSSEFDQDLCEVRMDGSYIYEKFMDTENKEDVKAYTVGAHYCHAETRKSPVVDGIVRRNTYGKELRFVTKLTDEEIKFASKVSQTFEQTICGFDLLRAQGESYVIDVNGFSFVKDNHEYYDNCARILRQIFLQAKQQRNKDRAIANTAPQPEKHQSWVLKGQAIVIRHADRTPKQKIKVSFKHPLFIDLLKGHKEEVLYREKDRLMEVLETTRRATREATDEDPQKMANLIIALEKKMDFPGTKVQIKPTINKSTGEVEKVQLVAKWGGEPTHSARYQAQDMGDQMRQDLMIVNKNLLKNVKCLSSSERRVIASAKIWAAAFLGVEEVSDDFIVVRKGLLDDSNAAKDLMDKVKKELKPLLRKGTPPPPHFTWPDKIPEPFIVLQRVVELMKYHHKVMERNFNNHTPEEVEAFQTRWCCQETPFLFRERWDKLFSEFTSPDKVDPSRISELYDAMKFDALHNRQFLERIFKPDESVEIAPPSCHIPNVSAPELSSLGKTPLVTPTSDDETKTSSNGKSPQQTFYGPQYVHLRELYRLAKILFDFICPQEYGIEDKEKLDIGLLTCLPLLKEILSELNEMKQAETGGVIAYFTKESHIYTLLNIIYESGINTRIARNVIPELDYLTQIVFELYESVEADEYGEKKYSIRLSISPGCNTQSPLDVQLDSKHCISCIPRVGLTRHLDLDLVIGKLQTRFNRVSMPSKFIPVNIS; from the coding sequence ATGGACGTCAAGGCCCGATCCAAGCCATGTCGGCACATTCTCAACAGGCTGCTGGACACGGGCGAATTTGAAACCGTTGTCTTTGGAGACAAGGTGATTTTGGACGAGCCCATTGAGAACTGGCCCACGTGTGACTTTCTcatttccttcttctcatccGGTTTTCCCCTCGAAAAGGCCATTTCCTACGTCAAGCTACGAAAACCCTTCCTCGTCAATGACCTCATTCTGCAAAAAGTGCTGTGGGACCGACGTATCGTGCTTGACCTGCTCGACTCGGCCAATGTTCAAACCCCTCCTCGTCTCATTTGCACCCGAGACGGAGGCGCAAAGGCCGACCCTGacctggccaagaagctggccgAACACAATGTCATCCTGACTCCCCAGCCCAAGTCCGAATGTCACATGGTTGACGAGGATACCGTCATGGTGGATGGCAAGACCATGACGAAGCCGTTCGTCGAGAAGCCCgtggatggagaagaccaCAACATCTACGTCTACTACCCCAAGTCGtcgggaggaggaggtcgaCGACTATTCCGAAAGGTCGGCAACAAGAGTTCAGAATTTGACCAGGATCTCTGTGAAGTCCGGATGGACGGCTCGTACATTTACGAGAAGTTTATGGACACCGAAAACAAGGAGGATGTCAAGGCGTACACTGTTGGAGCCCATTACTGTCACGCTGAGACCCGAAAGTCCCCCGTTGTCGACGGTATTGTCAGACGGAACACATATGGCAAGGAGCTGCGGTTTGTGACCAAGCTGACTgacgaggagatcaagTTTGCCAGCAAGGTCTCTCAGACCTTTGAGCAGACTATTTGCGGTTTTGATCTGCTGCGTGCCCAAGGTGAGTCGTATGTCATTGATGTTAACGGTTTCTCTTTCGTCAAGGACAACCACGAATATTACGACAACTGCGCCCGAATTCTGCGACAGATCTTCCTGCAGGCTAAGCAGCAGCGAAACAAGGACCGAGCCATCGCTAACACTGCTCCTCAGCCCGAGAAGCACCAGTCCTGGGTTCTCAAGGGCCAGGCTATTGTGATTCGACACGCAGACCGAACCCCCAAGCAGAAGATCAAGGTCTCATTTAAGCATCCTCTCTTCATTGATCTACTGAAGGGtcacaaggaggaggttctTTACCGAGAGAAGGATCGTCTGATGGAGGTGCTTGAGACTACTCGACGGGCCACAAGGGAGGCTACTGACGAGGATCCTCAGAAGATGGCTAACCTGATcattgctctggagaagaagatggattTCCCCGGAACCAAGGTCCAGATCAAGCCCACAATCAATAAGAGCACCGGCGAGGTTGAGAAGGTGCAACTAGTGGCCAAGTGGGGAGGAGAACCCACTCATTCGGCTCGATACCAGGCCCAGGACATGGGTGACCAGATGCGTCAGGATCTCATGATTGtcaacaagaacctgctcaagaaTGTCAAGTGTCTCTCATCTTCTGAACGACGAGTCATTGCCAGTGCCAAGATTTGGGCAGCTGCCTTCCTAGGTGTTGAGGAGGTCTCTGACGACTTCATTGTTGTTCGAAAgggtcttcttgatgatTCCAACGCCGCCAAGGACCTCAtggacaaggtcaagaaggagcttaAGCCTCTTCTGCGAAAGGGAACCCCACCTCCCCCTCATTTCACCTGGCCCGACAAGATTCCCGAGCCCTTCATTGTGTTGCAGCGGGTCGTCGAGCTCATGAAGTACCACCACAAGGTCATGGAGAGAAACTTCAACAACCACACtcccgaggaggttgaAGCCTTTCAGACTCGATGGTGTTGCCAGGAGACCCCTTTCTTGTTCCGAGAGCGATGGGATAAGCTTTTCTCCGAGTTCACTTCGCCCGACAAGGTCGACCCTTCTCGAATCTCCGAGCTATATGACGCTATGAAGTTCGATGCACTGCATAACCGACAGTTCCTCGAGCGAATCTTCAAGCCCGATGAGAGTGTCGAAATTGCTCCCCCTTCGTGCCACATCCCTAACGTCTCTGCTCCCGAGCTGTCTTCTCTTGGAAAGACTCCTCTTGTTACGCCTACAAGTGACGACGAAACCAAAACATCTTCCAACGGCAAGTCGCCCCAGCAGACTTTCTATGGCCCCCAGTACGTGCATCTTCGAGAGCTGTACCGACTGGCCAAGATTCTGTTTGACTTCATTTGTCCCCAGGAGTACGGTAtcgaggacaaggagaagctggacaTTGGTCTGCTGACGTGTCTGcctctgctcaaggagattctgTCCGAGCTCAACGAGATGAAGCAGGCCGAGACTGGAGGTGTGATTGCTTACTTCACCAAGGAATCTCACATCTACACCCTGCTCAACATCATCTACGAGTCCGGCATCAACACCCGAATCGCCCGAAACGTGATTCCCGAGCTGGACTACCTAACCCAGATTGTTTTTGAGCTATATGAGAGTGTAGAGGCGGATGAGTATggcgagaagaagtacTCCATTCGACTGTCAATCTCGCCTGGATGCAACACCCAGTCTCCTCTGGATGTTCAGCTGGACTCAAAGCACTGCATCTCTTGTATTCCACGAGTCGGTCTCACTCGACATTTGGACCTGGATCTGGTCATTGGCAAGCTGCAGACTCGTTTCAACCGGGTGTCCATGCCTTCCAAGTTTATTCCCGTCAACATTTCTTAA
- a CDS encoding uncharacterized protein (Compare to YALI0B13486g, no similarity), whose translation MGYSRRRPRKAWVEKTPRELVEGLEELKRDVKRSKFYDFFQTHLQQTLEKHSTKEFADIQCLALGKPAEDEGVRYQLVLLLLLAEELKIPLDKVVCTEPMFTARDEEMLKLLGMKTVTGMWDPDFRTKDVEEETKSVKSDTQKADMEDTTDIAAESGDIEDLTKSISEVKLQPTESFIYAPHAPVNVNELLFINADFIVANYLGSYDTRFGDDEFKQKYPALSTILQSEKDLKCEWEMIEIPDKLSKGEAWAVAYNGFGIHRKERKAAAAEEREEKEKTLKE comes from the coding sequence ATGGGATACAGCCGGCGACGACCACGAAAGGCGTGGGTAGAAAAGACACCCAGGGAACTTGTGGAGGGACTTGAAGAGCTCAAGCGAGATGTCAAGCGGTCCAAGTTCTACGACTTCTTCCAAacccatctccaacagACTCTAGAGAAACACAGCACCAAGGAGTTTGCAGATATCCAATGTCTGGCATTGGGCAAGCCTGCAGAGGACGAAGGAGTGCGATACCAGCTGGTATTGTTGCTTTTGCTGGCCGAAGAGCTCAAGATCCCTCTGGACAAGGTAGTCTGTACAGAACCTATGTTCACGGCTCGAGATGAGGAAATGCTCAAGCTGTTAGGAATGAAGACCGTGACAGGGATGTGGGATCCTGATTTCAGAACGAAGGATGTAGAGGAGGAAACAAAATCTGTGAAATCAGATACACAAAAGGCTGACATGGAAGACACAACAGACATAGCCGCAGAATCTGGTGACATCGAAGATCTGACCAAAAGCATTTCCGAGGTGAAACTTCAGCCGACAGAGTCTTTCATCTACGCACCTCATGCACCTGTGAACGTCAATGAACTGCTCTTCATCAATGCAGACTTCATTGTGGCCAACTATCTCGGATCCTATGACACTCGGTTTGGAGATGACGAGTTCAAGCAGAAGTACCCTGCTCTGAGCACGATACTACAGTCTGAAAAAGACCTGAAGTGTGAGTGGGAGATGATCGAGATTCCTGATAAACTGTCCAAGGGCGAAGCTTGGGCTGTGGCGTACAATGGATTTGGTATTCATCGAAAGGAGAGAAAGGCAGCTGCAGCGGAGGAGAgggaagagaaggaaaagacGCTGAAGGAGTAA
- a CDS encoding uncharacterized protein (Compare to YALI0B13508g, similar to uniprot|Q9Y812 Schizosaccharomyces pombe Probable histone H3 variant) has product MARISLASSSAGVAGKPRGGGGLHPLGQTRKTLPGERRDTTQKITKPRYKPGQKALKEIRRYQRGTELLIAKLPFARVVREVALNYLGSEYGNLQWQSMALLALQEAAEAFLVHLFEDVNLCAIHAKRVTIMQKDMQLARRIRGAWGGAG; this is encoded by the coding sequence ATGGCACGGATATCTCTGGCCTCATCATCAGCCGGAGTGGCCGGGAAacctcgaggaggaggaggtttgCACCCCCTGGGTCAGACGAGAAAGACTCTGCCAGGCGAGAGACGAGATACGACACAGAAAATCACCAAGCCACGATATAAGCCAGGACAAAAGgccctcaaggagatcCGCAGGTACCAGCGTGGAACTGAGTTGCTGATTGCCAAACTACCGTTTGCGCGAGTCGTCCGAGAGGTGGCCCTCAATTATCTGGGCAGCGAGTACGGAAATTTGCAGTGGCAAAGTATGGCGCTGCTGGCACTACAAGAAGCGGCGGAAGCATTCCTTGTCCATTTGTTCGAAGATGTCAACCTGTGTGCTATCCATGCAAAACGTGTCACCATCATGCAAAAAGATATGCAGTTGGCAAGACGTATTCGAGGAGCATGGGGAGGTGCTGGTTAG
- a CDS encoding uncharacterized protein (Compare to YALI0B13530g, similar to uniprot|P36091 Saccharomyces cerevisiae YKL046c or uniprot|Q05031 Saccharomyces cerevisiae YMR238w DFG5 required for filamentous growth cell polarity and cellular elongation) yields the protein MRPSTYIWALVLAVTTLLAPVHADLSFLDLDKPDTVDKALALIAEGLLDYYQGFTYGGTIGMFVPPYYWWHAGAAWNAMIEYWHITGNSTFNNITFEAMKAQRGDKYNLMVRNYSSSEGNDDQGVWAMTMMTAAERNFTNPDDDYGWLYVAQGAFNSMADRWDTQVCDGGLHWQIFQWNSGYDYKNAIANGALFNLASRLYRYTGNTTYLEWAEKIWTWSEKVKIIDGGHVYDGIHLPNCSDRSPYLWTYNSGIYMSGAASIYNATMLRNGTNATLEASVWMNRTYQLWNADIMKGIFFGGNQSNIMVEIACQQVTITCNQDQRTFKGIYSSLLGQTAQMMPSLAGSILSYLRPSAYAAARTCSGGFDGHTCSINWLTGEYNVSYIGLGEQLSALEVILNTQILNSTGPLTDITGGTSKGNGSAGTQGDNPFGTSQDDASPLDIHGGDRAGAGIITAAVGIMLILVFWFLIV from the coding sequence ATGAGACCCTCAACCTATATCTGGGCGCTGGTGCTGGCGGTGACCACGCTGCTGGCCCCCGTGCACGCTGATCTAAGTTTTCTGGATCTCGACAAGCCCGATACCGTCGACAAGGCTCTTGCTCTCATTGCTGAGGGTCTTTTGGACTACTACCAGGGCTTCACCTATGGAGGAACCATTGGAATGTTTGTGCCTCCCTACTACTGGTGGCACGCTGGCGCCGCCTGGAACGCCATGATCGAGTACTGGCACATCACTGGCAACTCCAccttcaacaacatcacctTCGAGGCCATGAAGGCCCAGCGAGgagacaagtacaacctCATGGTGCGAAACTactcttcttccgaggGTAACGATGACCAGGGAGTGTGGGCCATGACCATGATGACAGCTGCTGAACGAAACTTCACCAATCCCGACGACGACTACGGATGGCTGTACGTTGCTCAGGGTGCCTTTAACTCCATGGCTGACCGATGGGACACTCAAGTGTGCGATGGAGGTCTGCACTGGCAGATTTTCCAGTGGAATTCTGGATACGACTACAAGAACGCTATTGCCAATGGAGCTCTTTTCAACCTCGCTTCTCGACTGTACAGATACACCGGTAACACCACCTACCTCGAATGGGCCGAAAAGATCTGGACCTGGTCCGAAAAAGTCAAGATCATCGACGGTGGCCACGTCTACGATGGTATCCATCTGCCCAACTGTTCTGATCGATCTCCCTACCTCTGGACCTATAACTCCGGTATCTACATGTCCGGAGCTGCCTCAATCTACAACGCGACCATGCTTCGAAACGGCACTAACGCCACTCTCGAGGCCTCCGTATGGATGAACCGAACCTACCAGCTGTGGAATGCTGATATCATGAAGGGAATTTTCTTTGGCGGCAACCAGAGCAACATCATGGTGGAAATCGCCTGTCAGCAGGTCACCATCACCTGTAACCAGGATCAGAGAACTTTCAAGGGTATCTACTCgtcgcttcttggccagacCGCTCAAATGATGCCTTCTCTGGCTGGCTCTATCCTGTCCTACCTGCGTCCTTCGGCCtatgctgctgctcgaacCTGTTCTGGAGGTTTTGACGGACATACTTGCTCCATCAACTGGCTCACAGGCGAGTACAACGTCTCGTACATTGGTCTCGGAGAGCAGCTGTCAGCTCTGGAAGTTATTCTCAACACCcagattctcaactccactgGTCCTCTGACCGATATCACCGGAGGAACCTCCAAGGGTAACGGATCTGCCGGAACCCAGGGAGACAACCCCTTCGGAACAAGCCAGGACGATGCCAGTCCTTTGGATATTCATGGAGGAGATCGAGCAGGTGCCGGTATCATCACTGCTGCGGTCGGTATCATGTTGATTCTGGTCTTCTGGTTCCTCATTGTTTAA
- a CDS encoding uncharacterized protein (Compare to YALI0B13552g, similar to Saccharomyces cerevisiae PRS1 (YKL181W); ancestral locus Anc_4.278, similar to uniprot|P32895 Saccharomyces cerevisiae YKL181w PRPS1 ribose-phosphate pyrophosphokinase P5.15.f5. 1) — MRRSKVFIGNSHTELGGLICNRLGVEPAPCTLKKFSNGETSVEIGVSVRDEDVYIVQSGSPSVNDHLMELLILISGCRTGSAHKITAVIPSYPYSKQSKMKKHRGAITARMIANLLTMAGADHVITMDLHANQMQGFFTVPVDNLHAGPTLAQWIRHNVPDYKDAVVVSKNPGGTKRVTALADALKINFAMIQTDRRRNHKPYSSMLNLAQAPIFSVASPRKKGARGAPPTVLPAPGSPLNGTARRASMKLQDGPNTTHGTVPSRRKSSNTRKPSQLGGRRPSLNPGEEGEDDVFDDEEDEGVHIVTAHGVQTARVVQGHVVGDDYLEEESESEAQSEAETRPRLQHTDSSVDLKHALGGSVDAEGSDDDDDEFQREKLITLVGDVRGRTAIIVDDMIDRHGSFVAAAEHCRLNCGAKRVVVIATHGIFNDDCLEQLQACPCIDSVVVTNTYPIPVERRIAATKLVVIDVSAIFAECMRRNHHGESISALFEQMTM, encoded by the coding sequence ATGCGTCGATCCAAAGTCTTCATCGGCAACTCCCACACGGAGCTGGGCGGGCTCATCTGCAACCGTCTCGGCGTGGAGCCTGCCCCTTGCACTCTCAAAAAGTTTTCCAACGGCGAAACGTCAGTGGAGATTGGAGTGTCTGTGCGAGACGAGGATGTGTACATTGTGCAGTCGGGCTCTCCTTCGGTCAACGATCATTTGATGGAGTTGCTGATTCTGATTTCGGGCTGCCGAACCGGTTCTGCTCACAAAATCACCGCCGTGATCCCCTCCTACCCTTACTCTAAGCAGtccaagatgaagaagcATCGAGGCGCTATCACTGCTCGAATGATTGCCAACCTGCTGACCATGGCCGGCGCCGACCATGTCATCACCATGGATCTGCACGCCAATCAGATGCAGGGATTCTTCACCGTGCCTGTCGACAACCTCCATGCGGGTCCTACTCTGGCCCAGTGGATTCGACACAATGTCCCCGACTACAAGGACGCGGTGGTGGTCTCCAAGAACCCCGGTGGTACCAAGCGAGTCACAGCGCTGGCCGACGCTCTCAAGATCAACTTCGCCATGATCCAGACTGACCGACGACGAAACCACAAGCCCTACTCGTCCATGCTCAACCTGGCCCAAGCCCCCATTTTCTCGGTTGCCTCGCCACGAAAGAAGGGCGCTCGAGGCGCTCCTCCTACCGTGCTGCCTGCACCAGGCTCTCCTCTCAACGGAACCGCTCGACGGGCATCCATGAAGCTGCAGGACGGACCTAACACCACTCATGGCACAGTTCCCTCGCGACGAAAGTCGTCAAACACCCGAAAGCCCTCTCAGCTCGGTGGCCGACGGCCGTCGCTCAATCCTGGTGAGGAGGGAGAAGACGATGTCtttgacgacgaagaggacgaGGGAGTGCACATTGTGACTGCCCACGGTGTCCAGACCGCCCGAGTTGTCCAGGGCCACGTGGTGGGAGATGACTACCTTGAGGAagagtccgagtccgaggcCCAGTCTGAGGCCGAAACCCGACCTCGTCTTCAGCACACCGATTCGTCAGTCGACCTGAAACATGCGCTGGGAGGCTCTGTTGACGCTGAGGGCtccgacgatgacgacgacgagttccAGCGAGAAAAGCTCATCACGCTGGTCGGAGATGTGCGGGGCCGAACCGCCATCATTGTTGATGACATGATTGACCGGCACGGCTCTTTTGTTGCCGCCGCCGAGCACTGCAGACTCAATTGTGGTGCCAAGCGAGTGGTTGTGATTGCCACTCACGGCATCTTCAACGACGACTgtctcgagcagctgcagGCCTGCCCCTGCATCGACTCGGTGGTTGTGACCAACACGTACCCCATACCTGTCGAACGTCGAATCGCCGCCACCAAGCTGGTGGTCATCGACGTGTCTGCCATCTTTGCCGAGTGCATGCGACGAAACCACCACGGAGAGAGCATTTCTGCACTCTTTGAGCAGATGACCATGTAG